A stretch of the Uranotaenia lowii strain MFRU-FL chromosome 3, ASM2978415v1, whole genome shotgun sequence genome encodes the following:
- the LOC129756863 gene encoding mucin-2 isoform X1 — MNRAMRSYTPGVSKPASRKSTIGMESPIPSTVVPGSQSASQPNRRRYSVSFGTSVSAAITVSSGDGTQTPRGVPKGTGTGGAAPLGRSFSQGTPEPSRRKSLHENLILKILSTPVDQPLSLNDSISSDASFCSSLGGMTLSDQQLMESDDILRCTTPPTGLDHQNNPRLARLYRDLQSPSATTRMRALRALRSPTKRDAYGQFDVPYEQQDIITEEERQSPQQKTIQDIMANVVVYVEVRSGADNRSDGIKDHVAALGAQVNEKLYKNTTHVIFKDGLLSTYQKAKKMNIPIVSILWIEGCKRHMCLMKPESYPISNLERYENPELFKKIRRQKSMQPRAEEANSNSASKKRPPISSANASNSNSKTTNITSKLVASPPAKLPVLHRIRNDDGLERIISEFVAENQNTPEPQDDFDRLLAGPSKLMEIFRNSPSLAGVDQTPSNAPEPPKELAETPKQSIGTIRKSLFNNSSVEKSVESETRQSRRRSITVNREITPTASARQRRKTTLFTPRITSVEEESSTAMGPPQSEDKQKSTRNRRKTMNISSKENSPPKSHTIYSPKAMEMSKASNGTMQSNASVGRKKRETIYSPKKMEQSTNKTDTAARITRIDTASARKTLAATTIDNISCDQNASSAKKKTPEVDAKQLEAFRTNRRRTLYTPGVYEEMADKTVGDFSRKTPALNRRSTIFNPPANSTGNESLQKQRSLYTPTSVPPSMVEVPETPETPQINKRHTIFAVPNPEKTPSATIRATATPGSAVNQIRNKTLLEEYETNLTFSSTKTPVSQRRKTIFDISMDIIEQRLSQINKQSQTANPSTNDTPALDRIQSAELALKSPPPKPVEPTIARQTSLDTFYRKMSKSSEKLIKFKTSLDLRQSSSSADSSGNVTTIPRKRKLFNAQPSIEEPLTPKSQNSNPSPPEDNPQIKRTKTPGAATTTTVITTTPASTNNKRRSVAVTSLTKSSSVVPLTSASRVARRSTMFFESATTTHPRPLMGTQARSAKAALQLGGRIGAGLPSVVASQTQQRLPSTPLNTVGPFRLATTNLHAPQQLFVKETIAQLGAFSLDDIVTNETTHLVSSSTRRTINLLRALARGLWIIHYRWIEQSVQAGRWLPEEQFELRDFSPAVQICRSERQAFGHKYRMELFADSGPFYISPKCEVPQDQLRELIITCKGKVTGSLLKAKYVVLQSLKDLPEGGSSAPVGALRINPLWILDSISANKVKKTYKYLVRS, encoded by the exons atgaatCGAGCGATGCGCAGCTATACGCCGGGAGTTTCAAAACCGGCGTCCCGCAAATCGACAATCGGAATGGAAAGTCCCATTCCGTCGACGGTCGTTCCGGGTTCCCAATCGGCATCGCAGCCAAACCGGCGCCGCTATTCGGTAAGTTTCGGAACTTCCGTTTCGGCTGCCATCACGGTTAGCAGCGGCGATGGAACCCAAACGCCTCGGGGAGTTCCCAAGGGAACCGGAACAGGAGGAGCGGCGCCGCTCGGAAGAAGTTTCAGTCAGGGAACGCCGGAACCTTCGCGTAGGAAAAGTCTTCACGAAAATCTGATACTGAAAATACTTAGCACCCCGGTTGATCAGCCGCTGTCGCTGAACGATTCAATTTCTTCGGATGCATCCTTCTGTAGTTCCCTCGGGGGGATGACGCTGTCCGACCAGCAGCTCATGGAATCAGATG ATATCCTCCGATGCACAACTCCACCGACCGGTCTCGATCATCAGAACAATCCACGGCTGGCCCGTTTGTATCGGGATCTGCAAAGTCCGTCGGCCACGACAAGGATGCGGGCACTCCGGGCCCTACGTTCCCCCACCAAACGGGATGCCTACGGTCAGTTCGATGTACCCTATGAACAGCAGGACATTATCACTGAGGAGGAACGCCAAAGTCCCCAGCAAAAGACCATCCAGGACATCATGGCAAACGTTGTCGTGTATGTGGAGGTTCGCTCAGGTGCAGACAATCGCTCCGATGGCATCAAAGATCATGTGGCCGCCCTCGGTGCTCAGGTGAACGAAAAGCTGTACAA aaacACAACCCATGTCATCTTTAAAGACGGCCTACTCTCGACTTACCAGAAAGCGAAGAAAATGAATATCCCAATTGTTTCGATCTTATGGATCGAAGGTTGCAAGAGGCACATGTGCCTGATGAAACCTGAAAGTTatccaatttcaaatttggaacgaTACGAAAATCCTGAACTATTTAAAAAGATTCGG CGCCAAAAATCGATGCAACCACGAGCTGAAGAAGCCAATTCGAACTCGGCCAGCAAAAAACGTCCTCCAATCAGTTCTGCCAATGCGTCCAATTCAAACAGCAAAACTACAAACATCACGAGCAAATTGGTGGCCTCCCCACCTGCCAAACTCCCTGTGTTGCATCGCATTCGCAACGATGACGGTTTAGAACGAATCATCAGCGAATTTGTGGCGGAGAATCAAAACACACCGGAACCGCAAGATGATTTTGATCGCCTCCTGGCGGGACCTTcgaaattgatggaaattttcaGAAACTCTCCCTCGCTAGCCGGAGTTGATCAGACTCCCTCGAACGCCCCTGAACCACCCAAAGAATTGGCGGAAACGCCCAAACAATCAATTGGCACCATCCGGAAGTCACTATTTAACAACTCCTCGGTTGAAAAATCAGTGGAATCGGAAACCAGACAAAGCAGAAGGCGCAGCATCACCGTGAACCGAGAGATCACTCCTACAGCTTCGGCAAGGCAGAGAAGAAAGACGACACTCTTCACTCCACGCATCACCAGTGTAGAGGAAGAATCTTCGACTGCCATGGGTCCACCACAATCCGAGGATAAACAAAAATCCACCCGCAACCGTCGTAAGACAATGAACATTTCCTCCAAAGAAAATAGTCCACCCAAAAGTCACACTATCTACTCGCCAAAGGCCATGGAAATGAGTAAAGCTAGCAACGGCACGATGCAGAGTAATGCCTCTGTAGGGCGAAAGAAACGGGAAACCATCTATTCGCCCAAAAAGATGGAGCAATCGACTAATAAGACTGATACCGCCGCCAGAATAACTCGTATCGATACTGCGAGTGCCAGGAAGACACTGGCTGCGACCACCATCGATAATATATCCTGTGATCAAAATGCTTCATCGGCGAAAAAGAAAACTCCCGAGGTAGATGCGAAGCAATTGGAAGCGTTCCGCACCAATCGGCGCCGGACTTTGTACACACCGGGTGTTTACGAGGAAATGGCTGATAAGACTGTCGGGGATTTCTCCCGAAAGACGCCAGCGTTGAACAGGAGAAGCACCATTTTCAATCCTCCGGCTAACTCGACGG gcaatgaatctcttcaaaagCAACGTTCATTATATACGCCAACCAGCGTTCCTCCGTCAATGGTCGAGGTTCCGGAAACTCCAGAAACACCTCAGATAAACAAGCGACACACAATTTTTGCAGTACCGAACCCGGAAAAGACTCCGTCGGCCACAATTCGAGCAACAGCCACTCCAGGCTCTGCCGTCAACCAGATCAGAAACAAAACTCTTCTGGAGGAGTACGAGACAAATCTTACATTCAGCTCCACAAAAACTCCTGTATCCCAACGTCGTAAAACTATTTTTGATATATCGATGGACATTATCGAGCAAAGACTCTCGCAGATCAACAAACAGTCACAAACCGCAAATCCTTCAACTAACGACACGCCAGCACTCGATCGAATTCAATCCGCCGAGCTAGCTCTCAAATCACCTCCGCCGAAGCCGGTCGAGCCAACGATTGCCCGACAGACCTCCCTGGACACCTTCTATCGAAAAATGTCGAAATCCTCAGAAAAGCTGATCAAATTCAAAACCTCTCTCGACTTGCGTCAATCTTCGTCAAGCGCGGATTCGTCTGGTAACGTAACAACCATCCCACGCAAGCGTAAGCTCTTCAACGCTCAACCTTCGATTGAAGAACCGCTAACACCCAAGTCCCAAAACTCCAATCCTTCCCCACCGGAGGATAATCCCCAGATCAAACGCACCAAAACACCCGGGGCCGCAACAACAACGACTGTGATCACAACAACCCCGGCAAGCACCAACAACAAACGACGATCGGTGGCCGTCACTTCGCTTACCAAATCCAGTTCGGTTGTGCCGCTCACCAGCGCAAGCCGAGTCGCAAGGCGTAGCACCATGTTTTTTGAGAGTGCAACAACCACACATCCACGTCCGCTGATGGGCACCCAAGCTCGATCGGCCAAAGCGGCTCTCCAACTCGGTGGTCGCATCGGAGCCGGACTACCCTCGGTGGTCGCTTCGCAAACGCAACAGCGCTTGCCCAGCACACCTCTCAATACGGTAGGCCCGTTTCGGTTGGCCACCACAAACCTACACGCTCCGCAGCAGCTTTTTGTTAAAGAg ACAATCGCACAGCTGGGAGCTTTCTCGCTCGACGATATAGTCACCAATGAGACCACCCATCTAGTCAGTTCCAGCACCCGGCGAACTATCAATTTACTGCGAGCGCTGGCTCGCGGTTTGTGGATCATCCACTACCGGTGGATCGAACAATCGGTCCAAGCTGGTCGGTGGCTTCCGGAGGAGCAGTTTGAGCTGCGAGATTTTTCACCCGCTGTTCAG ATCTGCCGCAGTGAGCGGCAGGCATTCGGGCACAAGTACCGGATGGAGCTGTTCGCCGACAGTGGACCATTCTATATATCCCCGAAATGTGAGGTACCTCAGGACCAGTTGCGGGAACTGATCATAACCTGTAAGGGAAAGGTTACCGGTTCGCTACTCAAGGCTAAATACGTGGTGTTGCAATCGTTGAAAGACTTACCGGAAGGTGGCTCATCGGCTCCGGTCGGTGCGTTGCGCATTAATCCGCTCTGGATTCTGGACAGTATTAGTGCCAATAAGGTAAAGAAAACGTATAAATATTTGGTTCGAAGCTAG
- the LOC129756863 gene encoding mucin-2 isoform X2, whose protein sequence is MNRAMRSYTPGVSKPASRKSTIGMESPIPSTVVPGSQSASQPNRRRYSVSFGTSVSAAITVSSGDGTQTPRGVPKGTGTGGAAPLGRSFSQGTPEPSRRKSLHENLILKILSTPVDQPLSLNDSISSDASFCSSLGGMTLSDQQLMESDDILRCTTPPTGLDHQNNPRLARLYRDLQSPSATTRMRALRALRSPTKRDAYGQFDVPYEQQDIITEEERQSPQQKTIQDIMANVVVYVEVRSGADNRSDGIKDHVAALGAQVNEKLYKNTTHVIFKDGLLSTYQKAKKMNIPIVSILWIEGCKRHMCLMKPESYPISNLERYENPELFKKIRRQKSMQPRAEEANSNSASKKRPPISSANASNSNSKTTNITSKLVASPPAKLPVLHRIRNDDGLERIISEFVAENQNTPEPQDDFDRLLAGPSKLMEIFRNSPSLAGVDQTPSNAPEPPKELAETPKQSIGTIRKSLFNNSSVEKSVESETRQSRRRSITVNREITPTASARQRRKTTLFTPRITSVEEESSTAMGPPQSEDKQKSTRNRRKTMNISSKENSPPKSHTIYSPKAMEMSKASNGTMQSNASVGRKKRETIYSPKKMEQSTNKTDTAARITRIDTASARKTLAATTIDNISCDQNASSAKKKTPEVDAKQLEAFRTNRRRTLYTPGVYEEMADKTVGDFSRKTPALNRRSTIFNPPANSTGNESLQKQRSLYTPTSVPPSMVEVPETPETPQINKRHTIFAVPNPEKTPSATIRATATPGSAVNQIRNKTLLEEYETNLTFSSTKTPVSQRRKTIFDISMDIIEQRLSQINKQSQTANPSTNDTPALDRIQSAELALKSPPPKPVEPTIARQTSLDTFYRKMSKSSEKLIKFKTSLDLRQSSSSADSSGNVTTIPRKRKLFNAQPSIEEPLTPKSQNSNPSPPEDNPQIKRTKTPGAATTTTVITTTPASTNNKRRSVAVTSLTKSSSVVPLTSASRVARRSTMFFESATTTHPRPLMGTQARSAKAALQLGGRIGAGLPSVVASQTQQRLPSTPLNTVGPFRLATTNLHAPQQLFVKEI, encoded by the exons atgaatCGAGCGATGCGCAGCTATACGCCGGGAGTTTCAAAACCGGCGTCCCGCAAATCGACAATCGGAATGGAAAGTCCCATTCCGTCGACGGTCGTTCCGGGTTCCCAATCGGCATCGCAGCCAAACCGGCGCCGCTATTCGGTAAGTTTCGGAACTTCCGTTTCGGCTGCCATCACGGTTAGCAGCGGCGATGGAACCCAAACGCCTCGGGGAGTTCCCAAGGGAACCGGAACAGGAGGAGCGGCGCCGCTCGGAAGAAGTTTCAGTCAGGGAACGCCGGAACCTTCGCGTAGGAAAAGTCTTCACGAAAATCTGATACTGAAAATACTTAGCACCCCGGTTGATCAGCCGCTGTCGCTGAACGATTCAATTTCTTCGGATGCATCCTTCTGTAGTTCCCTCGGGGGGATGACGCTGTCCGACCAGCAGCTCATGGAATCAGATG ATATCCTCCGATGCACAACTCCACCGACCGGTCTCGATCATCAGAACAATCCACGGCTGGCCCGTTTGTATCGGGATCTGCAAAGTCCGTCGGCCACGACAAGGATGCGGGCACTCCGGGCCCTACGTTCCCCCACCAAACGGGATGCCTACGGTCAGTTCGATGTACCCTATGAACAGCAGGACATTATCACTGAGGAGGAACGCCAAAGTCCCCAGCAAAAGACCATCCAGGACATCATGGCAAACGTTGTCGTGTATGTGGAGGTTCGCTCAGGTGCAGACAATCGCTCCGATGGCATCAAAGATCATGTGGCCGCCCTCGGTGCTCAGGTGAACGAAAAGCTGTACAA aaacACAACCCATGTCATCTTTAAAGACGGCCTACTCTCGACTTACCAGAAAGCGAAGAAAATGAATATCCCAATTGTTTCGATCTTATGGATCGAAGGTTGCAAGAGGCACATGTGCCTGATGAAACCTGAAAGTTatccaatttcaaatttggaacgaTACGAAAATCCTGAACTATTTAAAAAGATTCGG CGCCAAAAATCGATGCAACCACGAGCTGAAGAAGCCAATTCGAACTCGGCCAGCAAAAAACGTCCTCCAATCAGTTCTGCCAATGCGTCCAATTCAAACAGCAAAACTACAAACATCACGAGCAAATTGGTGGCCTCCCCACCTGCCAAACTCCCTGTGTTGCATCGCATTCGCAACGATGACGGTTTAGAACGAATCATCAGCGAATTTGTGGCGGAGAATCAAAACACACCGGAACCGCAAGATGATTTTGATCGCCTCCTGGCGGGACCTTcgaaattgatggaaattttcaGAAACTCTCCCTCGCTAGCCGGAGTTGATCAGACTCCCTCGAACGCCCCTGAACCACCCAAAGAATTGGCGGAAACGCCCAAACAATCAATTGGCACCATCCGGAAGTCACTATTTAACAACTCCTCGGTTGAAAAATCAGTGGAATCGGAAACCAGACAAAGCAGAAGGCGCAGCATCACCGTGAACCGAGAGATCACTCCTACAGCTTCGGCAAGGCAGAGAAGAAAGACGACACTCTTCACTCCACGCATCACCAGTGTAGAGGAAGAATCTTCGACTGCCATGGGTCCACCACAATCCGAGGATAAACAAAAATCCACCCGCAACCGTCGTAAGACAATGAACATTTCCTCCAAAGAAAATAGTCCACCCAAAAGTCACACTATCTACTCGCCAAAGGCCATGGAAATGAGTAAAGCTAGCAACGGCACGATGCAGAGTAATGCCTCTGTAGGGCGAAAGAAACGGGAAACCATCTATTCGCCCAAAAAGATGGAGCAATCGACTAATAAGACTGATACCGCCGCCAGAATAACTCGTATCGATACTGCGAGTGCCAGGAAGACACTGGCTGCGACCACCATCGATAATATATCCTGTGATCAAAATGCTTCATCGGCGAAAAAGAAAACTCCCGAGGTAGATGCGAAGCAATTGGAAGCGTTCCGCACCAATCGGCGCCGGACTTTGTACACACCGGGTGTTTACGAGGAAATGGCTGATAAGACTGTCGGGGATTTCTCCCGAAAGACGCCAGCGTTGAACAGGAGAAGCACCATTTTCAATCCTCCGGCTAACTCGACGG gcaatgaatctcttcaaaagCAACGTTCATTATATACGCCAACCAGCGTTCCTCCGTCAATGGTCGAGGTTCCGGAAACTCCAGAAACACCTCAGATAAACAAGCGACACACAATTTTTGCAGTACCGAACCCGGAAAAGACTCCGTCGGCCACAATTCGAGCAACAGCCACTCCAGGCTCTGCCGTCAACCAGATCAGAAACAAAACTCTTCTGGAGGAGTACGAGACAAATCTTACATTCAGCTCCACAAAAACTCCTGTATCCCAACGTCGTAAAACTATTTTTGATATATCGATGGACATTATCGAGCAAAGACTCTCGCAGATCAACAAACAGTCACAAACCGCAAATCCTTCAACTAACGACACGCCAGCACTCGATCGAATTCAATCCGCCGAGCTAGCTCTCAAATCACCTCCGCCGAAGCCGGTCGAGCCAACGATTGCCCGACAGACCTCCCTGGACACCTTCTATCGAAAAATGTCGAAATCCTCAGAAAAGCTGATCAAATTCAAAACCTCTCTCGACTTGCGTCAATCTTCGTCAAGCGCGGATTCGTCTGGTAACGTAACAACCATCCCACGCAAGCGTAAGCTCTTCAACGCTCAACCTTCGATTGAAGAACCGCTAACACCCAAGTCCCAAAACTCCAATCCTTCCCCACCGGAGGATAATCCCCAGATCAAACGCACCAAAACACCCGGGGCCGCAACAACAACGACTGTGATCACAACAACCCCGGCAAGCACCAACAACAAACGACGATCGGTGGCCGTCACTTCGCTTACCAAATCCAGTTCGGTTGTGCCGCTCACCAGCGCAAGCCGAGTCGCAAGGCGTAGCACCATGTTTTTTGAGAGTGCAACAACCACACATCCACGTCCGCTGATGGGCACCCAAGCTCGATCGGCCAAAGCGGCTCTCCAACTCGGTGGTCGCATCGGAGCCGGACTACCCTCGGTGGTCGCTTCGCAAACGCAACAGCGCTTGCCCAGCACACCTCTCAATACGGTAGGCCCGTTTCGGTTGGCCACCACAAACCTACACGCTCCGCAGCAGCTTTTTGTTAAAGAg ATTTAG